A window from Nitrosopumilus adriaticus encodes these proteins:
- the corA gene encoding magnesium/cobalt transporter CorA has protein sequence MREKIGIIVNRLVYGFTFAFLYQIVIGIATSLLSLPLTGNIQDLISGVEQIDSQQGPWLVAWWIISTIIITVMALMIIRYKKYLSPYKGEKNIEVPPRITIVTAIIIGALISFLFFLLDSVIGLFAKAGTATDVEAIYQAAIVGDFTPLGISIIFSIIAGFIIVGVAGKTSKVKEITKDIGLQDITKISKILNKTATQKVSLVDTIGQSPGALIHVGQQRVENTRIDMIEYDNQEIIEKSDVKIEECLESKDKPNVSWINVIGIHDPKIIEAFGNSFEIHPLHQANIMNTELRPSIEVSDKYIMVMLKMPHYISETGKLELEQISIIIAKDHVVTFQEIEADFFDQIRKRIRNKTGTIRNQKSDYLAYAIIDAIIDSYFLVIEKIGDITEELEEELMKNPTAETMQTIQTLKRRMISLRKSIWPAREIVDFLGRDSTILISDNTRTYLRDVYNHVIQVIDTIEGLRDVIGGMLDTYLSSVSNRMNEVMKTLTIIAAIFIPITFIAGIYGTNFIYVPELQWEYSYFAMLTAMAIITGIMIAWFKRKKWL, from the coding sequence ATGAGAGAAAAGATTGGAATTATTGTTAATCGACTTGTTTATGGTTTTACGTTTGCCTTTTTGTATCAGATTGTAATTGGAATAGCTACATCGCTTCTTTCATTACCTTTGACTGGAAATATTCAAGATCTTATTTCTGGAGTCGAGCAGATTGATTCTCAACAGGGCCCGTGGCTTGTTGCATGGTGGATAATTTCTACAATCATCATTACTGTTATGGCATTAATGATTATTCGATACAAAAAATACCTGTCTCCATACAAAGGAGAAAAAAATATTGAAGTCCCTCCTAGAATTACAATAGTTACAGCAATTATTATTGGTGCTTTAATCTCATTCTTATTTTTCTTACTTGATTCTGTTATTGGATTATTTGCTAAAGCAGGAACTGCAACTGATGTTGAGGCAATTTATCAGGCAGCAATTGTTGGAGATTTTACTCCATTAGGAATAAGTATTATTTTTTCAATAATTGCAGGATTCATTATTGTTGGAGTTGCAGGTAAGACATCAAAAGTAAAAGAGATTACAAAAGATATTGGACTGCAAGATATTACCAAAATTTCAAAAATACTAAACAAAACAGCAACTCAAAAAGTATCTTTGGTTGACACCATTGGTCAAAGTCCTGGTGCACTCATTCATGTTGGCCAACAAAGAGTAGAAAATACTCGAATTGACATGATAGAATATGATAATCAAGAAATTATTGAAAAAAGTGATGTAAAAATTGAAGAGTGTTTAGAGTCCAAGGACAAACCAAACGTTTCATGGATTAATGTTATTGGCATACATGATCCAAAAATTATCGAAGCTTTTGGAAATAGTTTTGAAATTCATCCTCTTCATCAAGCTAACATTATGAATACAGAATTGAGACCTTCAATTGAAGTTTCAGATAAATATATCATGGTAATGCTAAAGATGCCTCATTATATTTCTGAAACAGGAAAACTTGAATTGGAACAAATCTCAATAATTATAGCAAAAGATCATGTGGTGACTTTTCAAGAAATCGAGGCTGATTTTTTTGATCAAATAAGAAAGCGAATTCGAAATAAAACAGGCACAATTAGGAATCAAAAGAGTGACTATCTAGCATATGCAATTATTGATGCCATAATTGATAGTTATTTCCTAGTTATAGAAAAAATAGGCGACATTACAGAAGAATTGGAAGAAGAATTAATGAAAAACCCTACTGCTGAAACCATGCAAACAATTCAAACATTAAAGCGCAGAATGATATCTCTGAGAAAATCCATCTGGCCTGCACGTGAAATTGTTGATTTTCTAGGACGTGATTCCACTATACTCATTTCAGATAACACTCGAACTTATTTGCGAGATGTATATAATCATGTAATTCAAGTAATTGATACTATCGAGGGACTACGAGATGTAATTGGGGGTATGTTAGATACCTATCTGTCAAGTGTTAGTAATCGAATGAATGAGGTGATGAAGACACTTACTATTATTGCAGCTATTTTTATTCCAATAACATTCATCGCTGGAATCTATGGAACTAATTTTATCTATGTTCCAGAATTACAATGGGAGTACAGTTATTTTGCAATGTTGACTGCTATGGCTATAATTACTGGAATAATGATAGCGTGGTTTAAACGAAAGAAATGGCTCTAA
- a CDS encoding ion transporter, translating into MSHVTNKTIQRVYEILEGTTNDKITKSFQIFIITLIAVNVLVVIVETEESVLDEYGYLFTPFEVFSVIVFTVEYVGRILVYKLNPKYNNSKFGLARLLVSPMMLVDLAAILPFFLPFVVTDTRFIRIIRLLRLFRLFKLSRYSEPMQTLGIVFKSKAGDLAVAFFILFIVLIFASSLMYHAEHEAQPEVFSSIPASMWWGIVTLTTIGYGDVYPVTVPGKLIAAGVAVIGIAVYAIPTGIMASAFTEELRHKREQKNNTCPHCGKDISEK; encoded by the coding sequence ATGTCTCACGTGACTAACAAAACAATTCAGAGAGTATATGAAATTTTAGAGGGTACTACTAATGATAAAATTACAAAGAGTTTCCAAATTTTTATTATTACTTTAATTGCTGTTAACGTGCTAGTTGTAATTGTTGAAACTGAAGAATCTGTTTTAGATGAATATGGTTATCTGTTTACACCCTTTGAAGTTTTTTCTGTAATAGTTTTTACTGTTGAATATGTTGGAAGAATTCTTGTTTACAAATTAAATCCAAAATATAATAATTCTAAATTTGGGTTAGCTCGGTTGCTTGTTTCACCTATGATGCTAGTTGATTTAGCTGCAATATTGCCATTCTTCTTACCATTCGTTGTTACTGATACTAGATTCATTAGAATAATTCGACTTTTGAGACTATTTCGATTATTCAAACTATCGAGATATTCTGAACCAATGCAAACTCTTGGAATAGTATTTAAATCAAAAGCAGGTGATTTGGCAGTAGCCTTCTTTATTCTCTTTATTGTGTTGATTTTTGCATCTAGTTTGATGTATCATGCAGAGCATGAGGCACAGCCTGAGGTCTTCTCTAGCATACCTGCATCTATGTGGTGGGGAATAGTCACTCTTACAACAATTGGTTATGGCGATGTATATCCTGTCACAGTACCTGGTAAATTAATTGCTGCAGGTGTAGCTGTTATTGGGATTGCAGTTTATGCAATTCCTACTGGAATCATGGCCTCTGCATTTACAGAAGAATTAAGGCATAAAAGAGAGCAAAAAAACAATACATGTCCTCACTGTGGAAAAGACATCTCAGAAAAATAA